In the genome of Candidatus Ruthia magnifica str. Cm (Calyptogena magnifica), one region contains:
- the rho gene encoding transcription termination factor Rho translates to MKLSELKKFSPEELLELAQSLGAENISRAKKQTLIFIILKAKAANDEEILGDGILDVLQDGYGFLRSSDDSYTSGADDIYISPNQIRRFNLSIGDLVSGKIRAPKKGEKYFALIKVLEVNGEDPNNVKNRVLFASPTPIHPNERLNLEIGNGGTEDITARVIDLVAPFGKGQRGLLVAPPKAGKTMIMQNIATSISVNHTECELIVLLIDERPEEVTEMARTVRGEVIASTFDESAKRHVQVAEMVIQKAKRRAEQGKDVIILLDSITRLARAYNTIAPSSGKVLTGGVDANALQRPKRFFGAARNIENGGSITIIATALIDTGSKMDEVIYQEFKGTGNMELHLEKRLSEKRIFPAININASGTRREELITNEKELQKIWILRKILHPMDTVEAAEFLIDRLKLTKTNDEFFASMSQKK, encoded by the coding sequence ATGAAATTATCAGAACTCAAAAAATTTAGCCCAGAAGAGTTATTAGAATTAGCACAATCTTTAGGTGCAGAAAATATTTCTAGAGCTAAAAAACAAACATTAATTTTTATTATTCTAAAAGCTAAAGCGGCTAATGATGAAGAAATATTGGGCGATGGTATTTTGGATGTGCTGCAAGATGGTTATGGTTTTTTAAGATCAAGTGATGATTCTTATACCTCGGGTGCAGATGATATTTATATTTCTCCTAATCAAATTAGACGCTTCAATTTATCAATCGGTGATTTAGTTTCAGGAAAAATTAGAGCACCTAAAAAAGGTGAAAAGTACTTTGCTTTGATTAAAGTATTGGAAGTGAATGGTGAAGATCCAAATAATGTCAAAAACAGGGTGCTGTTTGCCTCACCTACACCTATTCATCCTAATGAAAGACTCAATTTAGAAATTGGCAATGGTGGTACCGAAGATATTACTGCTAGAGTGATTGATCTTGTTGCACCATTTGGTAAAGGGCAAAGGGGCTTATTGGTTGCACCACCTAAGGCAGGTAAAACCATGATTATGCAGAATATAGCTACATCTATTTCAGTTAATCATACAGAATGTGAATTGATTGTGCTTTTAATTGATGAACGTCCTGAAGAAGTAACAGAAATGGCACGCACCGTACGTGGTGAAGTGATTGCTTCAACATTTGATGAGTCAGCAAAACGCCATGTGCAAGTCGCTGAAATGGTGATTCAAAAAGCTAAACGGCGTGCAGAGCAAGGTAAAGACGTGATTATTTTGTTAGATTCAATCACACGCTTAGCACGTGCCTATAATACGATTGCCCCTTCATCAGGGAAGGTATTAACAGGCGGTGTTGATGCTAATGCGCTACAACGTCCTAAACGTTTTTTTGGCGCAGCTAGAAACATTGAAAATGGTGGAAGCATTACCATTATTGCTACTGCATTGATTGATACCGGTTCAAAAATGGATGAAGTTATTTATCAAGAATTTAAAGGTACGGGTAATATGGAGCTTCATTTAGAAAAACGTTTGAGTGAGAAGAGAATTTTTCCAGCAATTAATATTAATGCTTCTGGTACACGTCGTGAAGAATTAATTACTAATGAAAAAGAATTACAAAAAATATGGATTTTGCGAAAAATCCTGCATCCTATGGACACTGTTGAGGCAGCTGAATTTTTAATTGATCGCTTAAAATTGACCAAAACAAATGATGAATTTTTCGCTTCAATGTCGCAAAAAAAGTAA